The genomic interval TCCCAAGGTAGACAACAGTACAATTGAATTTCTGCTGCTGCAGGCATCAGACGGCATTCATCACTGGACTCCTCCCAAAGGTGAGGGGACAGACGATTGGTTTTTTGAGGGGAGGGAATGCCATGCTTGGCTCAGGAATCCACCCTACAAAGTTTGTTTTTCAGTGACTGTACAGCAAGaagaggtggcagaggcaggaaggagcctCCAGGCCAGCTCAGAGCTAGAAATAGGGTTCAGCGACTGACCCAGGGCAGACATAGCATCTGGTGTTTTATATCCCTCGCCTGTGCTCTAGCCTATGAATGACTTGACAGGAGAAGAACCACTGGGCTGGGGATTGGGAATATTGAAGTTGAGTAATGACTGGGCTATGTGCCTACCTTTCTGGGCTGAGTGCTTCATCTATCAAAGTAGAGGTTGACTTTAAAATCGCAAGTTTTCTTCCTGCCcctttttatgatttcatttgaTCAAGGCTTCTTTGCTTAATGTTCCCTTCACTAGGGTTTTCTTATGTGGACCACATGGCCAGGGAGTGTGACTCCTGGAGGTGTCAGAAGCACAGAGGAGCTGGGTCTCCTAACGGTAGGCCATCTGCACATGCTGGCAGGATTGGAAGAGTAACAGTGATGGGCTCCTTTCAGCCTAAAAGGTTATGAAGATCACAGAGCCCTTGGGGCTGTAGCCTTAGCAGCCACCTTTGCCTTGGGTTCCTCACTTAGAACCAAGGATAGAGCTGGTCAGGTCTTCAGGAGGCAGAACAGTGCAGACCAGTGGCCTGGAGCCTTAGACATGGCCAAGATGTGTTTGTAAGCAGGTTAGTTTTCATCCACCAGCATTCTGGATGCTGTCTTAAGGGTACAGGAGATTCCTTTGGATGTTCCTAAAAGAGAAGGCAGGCTACATAGGCAGAAGTGACCTGAGTGACTGTCTCTTGAGGAGCCTGTGCCCATTGAGTATGTATTTTCATTCCCAAGCTCTTAGATGTGTCTTATTTTTTCTGAATGCCTCTTTTTCTGTTAATCCTCatgctgccaggtggtggtggcagtggcagtggtggcagcagcacatgcctttagtcaccacacttgggaggcagaagcaggctcatccatctctgagttcaaggccagcctggtcttcagagcaagttccagggcagccaggactacacagagaaactctaacttaaaaaaacaaaaaaagaagaaaaaaaatctcatgctTATATTAAGATTATCCTTATCCAACTCTGCTTCAGACAGGGGTGGAGGGGGGTGATGAAGCCACCCTTAATTGAGGCCATTGGAATGGTCCCAGTGAGCAAGAACAGATTGGCTCTGGCAGTTGCTGGGATGAGGATCCAGGGTAAACAGCCCCAGATAAGACAAAAACAACTGGGGAGGCACAGACATatctgagagtgggagaaaagaaaccagagaagaaattTTCACACATTTGAGCTGCACAGGGAAGAACAAGGTAAAAGAGAGGTGTCCCAAATACTGTAAATAGGAATATTCACACTTATCTTCTAATTACCGGAGTCACACTAGGAGATGCCAGAGGAGCTCTCCTAATCAGTTCCTCCTTTACCCTGCTAGCATTCATAGGCAGCAAACTGAATAGATGGTCCTGGGAGGGGTGGGCTCAGACTCCTGTGCAGACCCCTGGGAAGTAGAACATCTAGTGTATAGCTCCACCTCCAGGCCAAAAAGGGAACAGCTATCAGTTCCTGCTCCTGAACCAGGAGGGGCCCCCTCAAAGACTTACCAGAGCCAGGAGTAAATACAGGTTACCAGAACCCTCTCATTGCTTCTGGGCCCTTCTGGGACACTAAGAATTTGTGGGAAAGGCCTAGGGTAAAGCTGGGGGCCACTGCAGTCTGCAGAGCTTCAGGTTCTGCTGCAGCAGTTTCTTGGCAGCTGTCTGCTTGGATTTGGATCTTGCCAACAAATTTTCTTAGAACTGGCTCTTGGCTTGTCCTTAGTCTTAAGTTCCCATCAGGACTTTCTCTGTGAATCTGAAATCTGGCCTTGCTCAGTTAGAAAGATGAAAACAATTTGAAAGGCCTTGATGGCTACTTGGAAACAGCTGCTGTTACAGCGGTGCAGGCTGTGCCTGCTGACTGTGGAGGGTTGAGCCCTCACTGGATTTTTCAGCTAGCCCCGACTCTGCCAAGAGACTCCCACCCTTGGGAAGATTACCTTAAGATCTCCAAGGGAAAAGCAGTCCCTGTGAAAAATAGAGGGGGaagcaaagaggaaagggaagcagaacCAAGGAAAGCCATCGCAACACCTGAGGCAGCGAGTGTCCTGggatgaagatgtagctcagcGGGAGAGAGCTCGCCTCCGGAGCGCACAGCCCCACGGTTAGCGCagcaaaagctggaagaagtgTCTAAATCTGACCTTCTGGACACATTTGTTTCACTCCGAAAAGATAGATTAGGAAGAAGGGATTTACTTCTCAGACCTTGAGAACCAGACACTGTCTGCCTTGTAGTTCTTCCTAGGCATGTTAGGATATTGACCATCTCTAGACTTGCTTTAGCTCAGGAACTCCCAGGAAAGTCACTGAAGACCCTATCTTTATATTATCTGACCTGGAAGGATCCAGCTTCTGTTAGTATTGaagatttcttctttattttcttctaaccAGGCCATGTGGACCCAGGAGAGAATGACTTAGAAACAGCCCTGCGAGAGACTCAGGAGGAAACAGGCATAGAAGCAAGCCAACTGACCATCATTGAGGGGTTCAGAAGGGAGCTCAATTATATGGCCAGGCAGAAGCCTAAAACAGTCATTTACTGGCTAGCAGAAGTGAAAGACTACGATGTAGAGATCCGCCTCTCCCAGGAGCATCAAGCCTACCGCTGGCTAGGGCTGGATGAGGCCTGCCAGTTGGCTCAGTTCAAGGAGATGAAGGCGACACTCCAAGAAGGACACCAgtttctctgctccacactggCCTGAGCTGACCAGAACAAATGCTTCCATTGCATCCTTATGGGTTTTTCAAGATGTACCCACCCTTCCATCCAGGGAAGGATGCGCAGGTCATGGCTTGTTAAAACCAAGAGCAGATAGGTTagtgaaattaaaattaactcAACACTCTCAAGTGACAGcaaggaagccctgggttcaacccctagcatagaaaataattactttaaaaattaaggcAAGGATTTTACTTTCAAATCATTactttaaaagcaaaatttttaGCTAAGTTAAAAAGCCAAGGAGGGgttcagttttttaaaatgacagcCCCAAAGCATATCTTTGTCATTTATAAATAAACTTCAAGCAACTTACATGCCCTTTTAACCTGTGTTTCTTTCTTGGAAGTCATGCCATTGGTTggggaaaagaaaattgaaatgagtCAGAGCTTTAGATGTGACCAAAGGGAAACTTTAGACCATGTGGCCATTCCGACTTGTGTAAACTATAGGAAACCGTATGTCCAAATACTATACCCCCAAAAGCTAAGGGCTAGGGGATGAGGATGGTAGAAACCCAGCACATCTAGGATAACCCCTCTGCTCTGCAACTCCATGCATCCCCTCCCCTGCATACAGACCCATAGAGTTGGAATTTCCAAGCCATAGAACTGGAGTGCAGAAATTGAGCATTTTATTCAGAGATTTCTCCAGCACCCGCATATTTTGTAGGTGCATAGGGAATGTTTCAGATCCAAACCTTAGCACTGTACCCTCACCTTTTATCCTGGGCTGTCTCCCAGAGTAATGAGCCCGGTCAGCATGATTGAATTTGTGAATGAGGCATGCCCATGTTCACAGGCTCTGCCTAGGTCATGTCATTACACCTATACTCCTCCCCCATGTTCAGCAGACTTAGCATTGCCATTTCTTCCTAACCCCCCACCTACTGGCTTTCTTCACTGCCACTGTAAGACGCTGAGGTGCAAGTGTTTGGTCACAGCCTTCTGTTGTTTTGCTACTCTGGCTTCAGGAATGCTGAGGCAGGCGTTAGATCTTAGAGCCCTTCCAGAAGCCGCTAGCAGCCAGGTTCGTGTGGAGTTTATTAGAGAGCTGTTGCCCAATGAAGTGCAGAAGATTGGAGGGGAAGGGGCATTGGCAAAGGTCAACACGGATTACCAGAGTCAAGAACAGCCACCCCAAAGGAAGGAGAACAGTCACCCGGTCTTAAGCAGGCTTCCAGATGTTTCCAGTCACTGATTCTCCGTAGACAGAGCAGTACTAGTGAACAGATCCTGGAGCACAGCCAAGGACCTAAATGGTTTGTTCCTCGCCCCTTTGAGCAGCACTCTCCAAAGGAGGCCTGCTGCAGGAAGTTTTTGGAGCTTAATGTTCTCTTCCAGGCCAGCAGGGACCACATCCCACTGATTTAATAAatgcctgctgggcagtggtgccaaACCACAGGCAGGCTGCCTCCTAACGAGGACTGGTCAGTCAGCCCTGTGCTCTTAGAATGGGAGGCTGGAATCTGAAAATTCTAAAACCTCTTACATCAAAGTTGGAAGGGACTGAAAATGACCTGATTTTgctgttcatttttattacatgggAAAAATGTATGATGGGTGACACGGTGTCATATgcctgctgaggcaggagcattgctgAGAGTGCAAGcaagaccagccagagctacaagaaacaaaaatggttggagagatggctctgtggttaagaggacctcttccagaggtcctgagttcaattcccagcaaccatctataatgagatccgatgccctcttctggtgtgtctgaagacagctacagtgtactcataaataaatccaaaaagaaaaaagaagaaaaaagaaaggcactacctgcttttccagaggacataggttttgagtcccagcacctacatggtgactcacaaccatctgtaattccagttccaaaggatccaatgttctcttctggacATGGTACACGGACATATATATAGGCAAAATGCCTATAcacacttaaaaattttttttttgagataggatttctctgtgtaatttctggctgtcctggaactcactctatagaccaggttagccttgaagtTACAGAGATGTGCCGGCATCTCtgtcttccaagagctgggattaaaggtataggACCACCATTACCTGgcaatttttttaatctttaaggaaggaaggaaggaagaaggaaattaaaatagaagCATCAGGCACAGAGTAAGGAGaacatggggaggaggaaggaaagccagTGGCCCTTGGTCTTGGAAGTTGTCTATATGTGGGAAGTTTTGAGACTAAGGTGCCACAGGGAAAATCCTTTAGCATATCTCATATAGAGTGGCTGAGATGGATCAGTgtttaaagtgcttgctgtgcatgcctaacaacttgagtttgatccccagattctagaaggaagaagagaacagattcCTAAAACTGGTTCACATGCCCCGGCATCCCCATACCCACACTCATACATCCCATCCTTGTCAATTAGAATACCTGACAGTTTTGGAGACATTCCTCTGGTCCTTACAGAATGCTCCATTAAAACATAGatacagagggctggagagatggcttagagggtaagagcactttgtgctcttgcaaaggacctgagttccattctcagcacctacatgggttatacaatgccctcttctgacttccatgggcaccaggcacacatgtggtatgcacttGGTGCacgtatatacatacaggcaaaccaACTCATACATGAAAATTAAAGACAGGTATAAATCAGCCATGACAATATTTATAATCGTACAAGTGGCCTCTCCTTGGCTTCTTACAGTGCCAAgtttcagctgctcttcatgactccttcatcCTTAAAGCCTGTGTGTTGAACCCCAAGGAAACAATTCTAAGAAGATTGTCTCAACGATGTCGATCTCTTAACACAACTGGTTCTTCAGCACAAGCTGACCAGAATCACAGATTCCTAATTCTAAAGATCAAATGGCCCCCATGGAGTCTTTTAAGAACTCTCAAACTTCCCTCTGTAATTTTACAAGCCAGACCTTCACCATCTGCCCTGCTCTCAGCTTTATATTCTAAGTTCCCATGTGTCTTAGGATTACTATTGTAATGAggaaacgccatgaccaaaaacCAGTTGTGGAGGAAACGGTTTATCTGgctttacacttccacattgcagtCTGTCACTGAAGAGAgccaggacaagaactcaaacaatGGGAACCTGAAGGCTGGGGCTGATGTGAAGGCCTCAGAAGGGCCTTCTTATCTGGCTTGCTTATCTTTCTCATAGAATCCAGCCTGctcccatcaatcattaattaagaaaataccctagggctggagagatgtctcagcagtaagagcactggatgctcttgcagaggatccgggttcaattcccagcacccacatggcaactcaatTGTTTGTAACTCAAGAACTGACACCCTAacccagacatacatacaggcagaacaccaatgcacataaaaacaagcaaacaaaaaagaaaactcccTACAGCTCCATCTTATAGAGACCTTTCCCCAACTGTAGTCcactcctctcagataactctattgagtgtcaagttgacataaacttaGCCAGTACACCATAACAGCTCATTAAGCTCTGAACACACAATGACTTTTCTGgaccaaagttccaaaatcttcCACATGGATCACAAGAGAAGCGAACAATCCTCCCTAATGTCTCAAGAGAGCTTGGTTTAGGGATAGAGCTTCAAAGAGGATCATCTTCTCTTTGAGAAATCCTTAATCATCTTTGTCAAGTCTAGGGCTCCGAAAGTCCTGCCTCCTTCAAAAGCTTTGCTAAGATGCTCAAAGGCCTCGTCTTCCATTCCTCTTAAGCTACTTTCTCATCCTCACACTCATGTTGCCTGTTAGGAAGCTGCTGCTTTCTTATCTCTGCCTTGTTAGGATGCCCCAGACTTTCTTCCAACATGTCCAGTTCACTTAGCCTCTGGTCCCGGCTGTTTCCTCCCTCCGTCTCGCATATATTGTGTGTCTGAGACATACACTCAAAGCACCATCATTGTGAGGCAAAGGCATGGGGCTGAGaagggagtgtggctcagtggtggctCTCAGTGGAGAGCTCGCTGCTCTGTTACTATGCTGATGGGTGGTCTTTGGCAGTCTCAGACTCTCTGGCCTCATTTTCCTTCTGTGATAGGAAGATGCTAACAGTGCTCTCGGAACAAACACAAGGCCGGGAGGCTAAAGTCAACATGGCTGTTTCTGAAATCGGAGTGCCCTGGTGCTTCTTTTTATTCATATGGGACCCTAGCCCACAGAATGTTGCTGCCAACATTCAGGGTAGGCCTTCCCTGAGTTTAAAATGTGATGTAGGTATATCCTATAGACTTTCAGCTTTTCAGTCTGTTTGAGATTTTCTCATGAGAAATCTTGGGAAGCTAAACTGTTATAGATCCAGCTCATCAGGAGACGTGAGGTAAGAGGGTCACTTTAGCCTAAGAGCTGGAGGTCTACCTGGACAGCATTTCTTGACTCTGATCTTTTGAGTGCCAGAGGGAGTGGCAGGGGTCAAGGGTGGGAGTAGGGGAGGCagttggatctttgtgagtt from Mastomys coucha isolate ucsf_1 unplaced genomic scaffold, UCSF_Mcou_1 pScaffold18, whole genome shotgun sequence carries:
- the Nudt2 gene encoding bis(5'-nucleosyl)-tetraphosphatase [asymmetrical] isoform X2, with protein sequence MALRACGLIIFRRHLIPKVDNSTIEFLLLQASDGIHHWTPPKGHVDPGENDLETALRETQEETGIEASQLTIIEGFRRELNYMARQKPKTVIYWLAEVKDYDVEIRLSQEHQAYRWLGLDEACQLAQFKEMKATLQEGHQFLCSTLA
- the Nudt2 gene encoding bis(5'-nucleosyl)-tetraphosphatase [asymmetrical] isoform X1, whose translation is MALRACGLIIFRRHLIPKVDNSTIEFLLLQASDGIHHWTPPKGFSYVDHMARECDSWRCQKHRGAGSPNGHVDPGENDLETALRETQEETGIEASQLTIIEGFRRELNYMARQKPKTVIYWLAEVKDYDVEIRLSQEHQAYRWLGLDEACQLAQFKEMKATLQEGHQFLCSTLA